The DNA segment TTAATGCACTTATACTTGTGTGTTCCCATCTTATGTCACAGTACTTCACTTCTAGATCAAGATTTAAATACAGCTTGTAAAATAGGATGCTTTGTTATAGATTAAAGTatccaaaaatatataaagacgTTCAAAATCAACTCCAGTTCAACCAAAGCTACAACTTTACAAGCACTACTAATATGTTAATAATGCAGCAATAAAATTAATAACCCAGTCGTATAATAGTAAAACACCGACACGGCCCATTCTGCagaatgagtacttttattttggaatgaTGTACATTTTCTGATAATACAGATCTATATCGGTAtgctataaatgtttttttaatgatctgaTTTTCTAATAATCAGAATATGACTTTTTAGATGCACACAAAATACCTTGAAATACAACAAGGAACTCAAGAAATTGTGAAACATAACATAATCCACTAAGACAGAGTTTGTTGAATAGGTAGGTTTTCAATCAGTGTAAGCTAACATGATAGTGAGGGGAAGGTTTGAACAGTGTTGGaggtaaaacagtaaaaacacaaccGCCCCTTGTTCTGAGCCTGGACTGTGGATCTTAAATAccaaaaaaataccaaaaacatgTCATGGAGCTGAACCATTTTAAAAGAATCTTAAACATGTGATCTAGTCAGGCTTGCAGAGATAATGTTCTCTGCATTTAGTGTTTGTCAGAGGTCTTAACATAACAAAAAGCTTATGCTATTTATCCCTGTGGGCATTTTCTCACTAATCATGGTTTAGAGGttaagttttttgttttttgttttatgtcatcTCTTGGGTTTTTACCTGAATTCCATGGCAGGTGCCATATGTAAGCAGGATAAGTGCAAATATGATGTTGAAGAGCCTTGGCTTAAGAGGATCAAGAATCCTCTAAAGCTCAGAGCGAGCTGACCCCTGACAGCGACAGCATTCTGCAAATGTACGTCAATCTTTGCGTCTTCGTGGCCTCGGGGGTGAGGACGATAATAGTGCGGTTATAAAATACAAAGACCGGTTAGTAAGATGAGATGatacagatgaaaacaaaaacatcttgatgTCAATACACACAGAGATCAAAACAATTTTATTACTTAAAGAATTAATCATCCAACAATATAATACATGATGTGTATGTTTACTTTGGATGCTTTAAGTACATAAAGCTGGTAAAcgttctttctttatttttacatacatacattttacataatgATAATCCAGTAATAAATCTGTCTTTGATCCGATTAAcattaaagatttaaataatCCTTATTGTTTGAGGAACAACAGGTGAACCATGCTTTTAATGACATAatagtagttttttttatatattcatgctTTCCAATAAACCAGTCAgtcttttttgtcttcctcttgaCCACAGTCAAAGCGTTTCTCTTATGTCTGTCACACCTATACCTCAGTTGTCTGGGAGACAAAACAGACTGGTTTGTCCAGTTCCTCTTCCCGGTGTCTACTGATGCTGGCTGAAATGTGAAGAATGTGCTGGCGAGAGAGTTCACGTTtctgaacatactgtacagctcAGCTCTACCCAGCATATCATAAAATATAAGCAGTGACAGCATCATTAGCACTATTTATTTAAGTAGTTGATTTTTGGCACACGATGTTTATTCAGTGAGGTGAGTCACAATTATCACAGTTGTTTGTCCCAATGTTTTTAATTGCATATAAACTAATAAAGTCACTTATTAGACACAAGGTTCACAGTGTCCTAGTGTGCTATTTCattatacagtgtatacagtatgcaatatttttaatcaacttctgctttcctcccaTTTTGTTCCCATGTAAATTTAGCCGCAAATTATAAAGGCCCTAAAATGAGTGCCATTGTGCGTTCACAGACATTACAGATGTCAAAGGACGCATAAAGACGGTAAATATTTTTCATCCCATTGTGATGATTGATGCGGTTGTAAATCATGAAATGAAAGTACAGATCTTCCACACAATAACTCTTGTGTGGAAGAATGTAGTCACATGTTTTAACGTTTCAAAATCTGTCACTCTTTCATGGCCCCGGGCACGTTCACACTGGAGGATTATTGCCTTACCCGATCCAGTCCAACAAACCAGCTGCAGTGGATCTGACAGCAGATGGAGGAGCTTTAAGAGGGTCTAAACAATCCCAGTGACCACCATACCTCCAGAGAAACCAGGGTAAGCTCAGAGATAACGTAGGAGGATGGTGAGAAGActtaaggaaaggagctttaTGAATATGCCCAAATATGTTCAAACTGATGTTTGTCTCAAAGAGCTGCAATGCTGTATTTTAAAAACGTGTCCTTGTTATACAgctagttaaaaaaaaaaaaaaatagccaaAATCAATTgcttgaatacatttttaatataaagaaaAGGTTAATTCTGCATTTTATGGTTGGATTTTATGTCCCTCTGTATGGAGCTGTGTGAGTTTGCCTTGTCTTTTCTCCTGTGTCAACTAACCCTTCTCGCTGTGAGTTTGAGTTCATGTCAATGTCTGCAGTGACACATTCACAGTGTTAGCTGAGAGACAGCTCCCAAACGTCCAAACTCCAAGGCCCTCAAACCTCATCTGTTTCCCACATTTCATCTGAGAAACAATGGCAGCTTATTTGTACCATCAGGTTTTAGAAATATTGGATGGTTTGCTGTGACATTTGTTCacacattcatggtcctcagaggatgattTTGGTCATTCTGATctttgacttttcatctagcatgaccatcaggtcaaaatgtccttttaacagaacagaacagaatatggcaggaaAGCAAAgcaacatgtacagtacatacagtataatcaaATTAAGTATAAAACCTCCTGAGTATATTGGTATACTACTATCCTAGcatgtaaacatgcagacaAAACAGGCAGGGAACAAAaagtagcattaaaaaaaaaaaggttttgatttGAGATTGTTAGGGTGGATTAATATCAagctaaatatatttattataagtTTAATATAACAAGTTTTTGGTCATATGTTGATTTTCAGGTGAACAGTTGGGTGATGATATCATGTCACATTAATGTCATATAATGTCAATAATTGGcaaaattaacaataataattgatATTTGATTCACGAAGGCCAGACAGGAATATTCCTTTTTTGGTCATCTTGTGTCCTCTTGTACACAACGGTTTATTTCTGCTCTTAGGTCTCTTTAATTAGTCTTTGACACGTAAAGTGGATTACAGTTTCTGAGCAGATGCACAGACAGATGATTGGCTAACGCACTCTGAGTCCTGCTGCTTGCAAACATACTGGTCGACATACTGGCCATGCCTGGATGCTTGGTGGACGCAGTACTTTCTCTTGTTATGGTTTCTACTggattttttactttattttgaaaaacagacATGGGAAACTGCAGTGGGACACATTTGGATGAACTACAAGCTTGTCAGAGTCATCAGTGGTACAGAAAATTCATGACCGAGTGCCCATCTGGACTTCTCACCTTTTACGAATTCAAGCAGTTCTTTGGCCTGAGGAATCTGTCGGAGTCATCAAATGCCTACATCAAGACAATGTTTTCAACGTTTGATTTGAATAACGTAAGCTCATTTATGATCTTCTATCAGGTTAATATATTTGTTTGAATCGGTACAGATGAATCTCTTAATGCGCTCatcatttgctgctttttacCTTTACTGAATAatagtgaaatatttttaaactgtatCCTTTGCACATGAAACAATAGTTAAGTTATAGttaattttcacatttaacGTATTTATTTCTCGTTAGATATCTTATGATAATGCTGTTATTATGAATAATACAAATCATACTCATAATATCCCAGTAAGACTGAAAACTTACTACTACAACTAAAAAATAATGATCATCCTTATCAGAGAAGCCacaaagagtttttaaaaacatgtctgtttatttgtttgtctttcctttttttccaccagTTACATCTATTTCATGTCATTTAACTGTATGCGGAAAGAAAGATGTTTGagatatttgatttttttttttttagaaactgcacatatgttttgcttttgtttgtgttttcattggagGAATGTTGTTCACGTTAGTCCTACTAATAGAGGTCTGTTTTAGAGCAGCTTAATCTATTAAAGTTGGGGCTTATCCCATTGAGGCTTCTTACCCAACTGACCTATAAACTTAAACAAGACAGGAGCAACACCTTGTGACATATGTGAACTAAGAGCAAGTGTCACTCATTGAAAATGAATCTCTGTCCATTATTTTCCAATTCAAGTGTGTTTATTGAGTAATTTTACtagttattaaatgttttttggagATTAGGGTGTTTATAAAATAGATGGACAGCAGGCCGTGGTAGGAGTATACCTTGAATGATCACACTGCTTTACTAATGACATATTCAtggtgttcttttcttttcttttgcaggaTGGCTTCATGGATTTCATGGAGTATGTAGCTGCTCTGAGCCTAGTGCTAAAAGGAGGAGTGCAGCAGAAGCTCCGCTGGTACTTTAAACTCTATGATATAGACGGGAGTGGCTGCATTGACCGTGAGGAGCTTCTTCTGATAATTAAGGTGCGCATGAGCCTTCATGGCTTAGTAAAAGACCTAGGAAAATCCCAAACACTGTCCTGGAACAACCCGCTAAGACCACCCAGGGTCTGAATGAGATTCTAGGCACAGAAATCCTCCCCTGAGGCTTAGAGGAGTGTCAGACATATTGTGGAAATGCAAAGGTGCAGAGGTGAATAGGTGGCACTGAACTGACATCTACTGGTTGAAAAAATGTAAGCAATAATGAATTATTACATATGCCAGTTttaactcaagtaaaagtatcagTACAATAATGGAAAAGTACTCTATTACTGGTAAAAGTCATGCATTTACTAAGTAGTTTCATCCAGTGGTTTCCAACCTACGGGTCGGGGCCCCTCCAAAGGATCACACGATTAATCTGAGGGGTATTTAGATTATTAATAGGGTagaaaataacttattttttaaatttatcttggcttttaagtgaaatatttatttaattaaaccaCCTGAAGAGTTGAGAGGAgaaatgtaaaatcttaataACTAAAGCaatgaagtaaaaagtacatttacctCTGACATTTAGCTGAGTATAGCATTAATAATACTGAAATAAAGTACTTGTAAACTGTACTCAGTATAGTACTCAAGTAAATATAGTTACCAGCAATTCCACATCTGATTTTTAACATaatcttctttctttgtgtcgtGTTCAGTCCATCCGTGCAATCAATGGGATGAGTTATGACGTGTCAGCAGAGGACTTTGCAAACATGGTGTTTGACAAGATTGATACCAATGGAGATGGTAAGACCCAAGAGCTAAAAGTTGAATACCTTCATTCAGTCACCACCCGCAGTGAAAGATTTGAGTTtaacgtgagtgtgtgtttattctgcaGGTGAGCTGTCCTATGAGGAGTTCATGGAGGGCATTCAGAATGATGAAATGCTGCTAAAGACACTAACGGAGTGTTTGGAcctcacacacattctcacaaaAATTGAAGGCGAGATGTTGGCCAACACCTAGCTCACACATTTCCAGCTCTATGGACCCTGAAGAAATAtgtatatacttttttataTAACTGTGCCACAGCAGAGTGAGTGAAGACGTACAGCCCACGATCATTATCTGGACAAATGTATGTGGATCAGACTCTGGGGTCGAAATACTGCATggctgtgttgtttctgtttttcctcacatATTCATTGGTCAGCAAAGACTTTACATCTATATTAAGATTGTATTTAATGAAAGGACACACGGTTTAAAGAATGCTACCTCATGGCTTCATGctttcaacatttaaaacacaaatgtataaGCTACATCTGTAAGACATTAACTTACAGTAAACACTGCATGGTTTATTCAGTAGATCTTCATTATTCAGGCAAGTTCATAACTTATATTGTCCAACCTCTGTTGGACTCtaactgaaatgaaacactgcATGATTTCTGTCCAGTGTCCATCAAGTGCCAATATTGTCATGAATTTTAACAATTGCATGATGTTTGACGTTGAATACAtgttaactttgtttgtttaggtCAAACCTACTACCACTAGGATCTGGATTCTGCTTAACCTGATCATTTGTAGTTGTTTTATATATGGTACAGTGAAGCCCCCTGAGATTTCACTTCTTCTGAGTTATTGCAAAATTGTAGGTATTTTTGTAAAGCCTTTACAGCAAAGCTCTTTTATACTTTGAATGATTTAGATGCACAGAATTGCCGGGCAGTAGCTGtaatgtatgttttaaaataaacagtaacGGTACTTTTGTCGAAAATCATGTCGCTTTCATCGCTGATCAGTCTCTGGTCTGATTCAAGCTTCATGACAAGGCGTTGTGCCTGCACAaggaaaacataattaaactgTCTGGAAGGAATCCTtgaattttgatttttgtttattattcttTAGGAATATCATCAGGATTTCCAgatttttcttcagtttttcgTTGCACAGCAAGAGTTTTACATTTAGGTTTTACATTAGATTAGTTTCAGATAGTCTGTTAGTTAAGAAGATTTACGTTGATTAATTCTTAAATTGATTACACCAGAACTTATATTTTGAGATAATTTTTATATAGTGTTGGTGTATAGATGTCtatgttgatggtgtgtgtgtgtattatgcacatgcacactcttTATCAGACATAATATAAATGAATCCATGCAGTTTAACTAACTGCCTCTGCCTGACAAAGGACTGGAAAAAATCAACAAGTCCTCAACAAGTagcttttttaaatgactttttatctCATGGTACAGTGGGTCCAAACTGTTTTGACCACCTCAGGTAATATCTACTCTGGACAAGTCATCTCAGGTTATGGCTTTAATGTGCCTGATGAATTGGTTAATTTATTTTAGACTTATTTTTAGTgtcagacagaagacagagacagtaGGTTAAACTTGAAATTAGCAaagccagaaaaaaataaacctgattgTGGATATTCTGTTTTTGTAACCACCAGCATGCATCCCATCCTTTGTGATGCTACAGACAGACGACATCCATGGagccaaaacaacacaacacaacacaatacaccCAACACCTATAGACCCCTACAACCTTACCCATCCCCATCCCAAAATGCAAAACGCATAATtaccataacacacacaaacacacatggcaACAGGCTC comes from the Larimichthys crocea isolate SSNF chromosome VI, L_crocea_2.0, whole genome shotgun sequence genome and includes:
- the LOC104928123 gene encoding guanylyl cyclase-activating protein 1, which codes for MGNCSGTHLDELQACQSHQWYRKFMTECPSGLLTFYEFKQFFGLRNLSESSNAYIKTMFSTFDLNNDGFMDFMEYVAALSLVLKGGVQQKLRWYFKLYDIDGSGCIDREELLLIIKSIRAINGMSYDVSAEDFANMVFDKIDTNGDGELSYEEFMEGIQNDEMLLKTLTECLDLTHILTKIEGEMLANT